One part of the Lachnospiraceae bacterium JLR.KK002 genome encodes these proteins:
- a CDS encoding transposase, translating into MAENRQYDHEYKVQAVKLAKEIGQAKAAKELGVPKNTMYGWVRANRPGSLDLGAGSQTPQSAMTLNQELLQLRQLVKEQEKEIRRLKKENDFLEEASAFFAASRLRSAKTKE; encoded by the coding sequence ATGGCAGAAAACAGGCAATACGACCATGAATACAAAGTACAGGCAGTGAAACTGGCAAAGGAAATCGGACAAGCAAAGGCCGCTAAAGAACTGGGGGTTCCAAAGAATACCATGTATGGCTGGGTACGGGCCAACCGCCCTGGCAGCCTCGACCTTGGGGCAGGTTCACAAACTCCGCAAAGCGCCATGACCCTTAACCAGGAACTTCTTCAGCTCCGCCAGCTGGTTAAGGAACAGGAAAAAGAAATCCGCCGTTTGAAGAAGGAAAATGACTTTCTGGAGGAAGCCAGCGCTTTTTTCGCCGCGAGCCGTCTGAGGTCAGCAAAAACGAAAGAATGA
- a CDS encoding transposase, with the protein MAKKQRKYDMDFKIQAVKLAKEIGGAKAAAELGIPENTMYAWTKAAREGRLDAGPGSHTPQTAMSLAEELTVLRRQVRDQEKEIRRLKEENEFLEEASAFFAASRRKSVKGRE; encoded by the coding sequence ATGGCAAAAAAACAAAGGAAATACGACATGGATTTCAAAATCCAGGCCGTGAAACTGGCAAAAGAAATCGGCGGTGCAAAAGCGGCTGCTGAATTAGGAATTCCCGAAAATACCATGTACGCATGGACAAAAGCAGCCAGGGAAGGACGGCTGGATGCCGGCCCTGGTTCCCATACGCCCCAGACAGCCATGAGTCTCGCAGAGGAACTGACAGTTCTACGCAGACAGGTCAGGGATCAGGAAAAAGAAATCCGCCGTCTGAAAGAGGAAAATGAATTTCTTGAGGAAGCAAGCGCTTTTTTCGCCGCCAGCCGTCGGAAGTCTGTAAAAGGCAGAGAATGA